From the genome of Miscanthus floridulus cultivar M001 chromosome 10, ASM1932011v1, whole genome shotgun sequence, one region includes:
- the LOC136487575 gene encoding uncharacterized protein, producing MLSQPSYEFIKHLPVEEEEVDIKKLDSMRELVADTLQAIDGPPTNGSRSLKINLDGADYDWLWTCKQETHTDTILIWHIATCYCDMTPISDDLLVKWHHEAATALSRYCAYLVAFLPEFLPEHSLTTKQVFQRVLEEAQQELGTKPMKDEEKRTKIRGLQLPHQREQLTTFHKGVELGRQLEMIDDDKVRWRFIAEFWAETILYVAPSDNAEAHIEHLAKGGEFITHLWAMLSNAGILKRAAGEWHPPASTTKKEPPKKIEKTKARTRECPF from the exons ATGCTATCCCAACCGTCATATGAGTTCATCAAGCATCTCCcagtagaagaagaagaagtcgaTATAAAGAAGCTGGACAGCATGAGAGAGTTGGTTGCCGATACTCTCCAGGCTATAGATGGCCCACCAACAAATGGTAGCAGATCTCTGAAGATAAACCTGGACGGTGCTGATTATGATTGGTTATGGACCTGCAAGCAAGAAACTCACACGGACACCATCCTCATATGGCACATAGCAACCTGTTACTGTGACATGACACCAATAAGTGATGACCTATTGGTGAAATGGCATCATGAAGCTGCCACAGCATTGTCAAGATACTGCGCCTACCTGGTGGCCTTTCTTCCGGAGTTCCTCCCGGAGCATAGCCTGACCACCAAACAAGTGTTTCAAAGAGTCTTGGAGGAAGCACAGCAAGAACTAGGAACAAAGCCAATGAAGGACGAGGAGAAGCGCACCAAGATACGAGGGCTACAGCTACCGCACCAGCGTGAGCAGCTGACGACCTTTCACAAGGGTGTTGAGCTGGGGCGACAACTGGAGATGATCGATGACGACAAGGTACGCTGGAGGTTCATTGCAGAGTTCTGGGCGGAGACAATCCTGTACGTCGCGCCGTCCGACAACGCGGAGGCACACATCGAGCACCTGGCCAAAGGTGGGGAGTTCATCACGCACCTCTGGGCCATGCTCTCCAACGCCGGAATCCTAAAGCGGGCCGCAGGGGAATGGCATCCGCCTGCTTCCACTACCAAAAA AGAACCACCAAAGAAGatagagaagaccaaagcaagaacTCGGGAATGTCCCTTTTAA
- the LOC136486165 gene encoding probable serine/threonine-protein kinase WNK7 isoform X1, producing the protein MSVTRRCGGGRRPERAARVGDNGYVETDPTGRYGRFDELLGKGAMKSVYRGFDEERGVEVAWNQASLADVLRSPDAVQRMYSEVQLLSSLRHDGIIGFHASWVDVPGRSFNFITELFSSGTLRSYRLRYPRVSLRAVRSWARQLLGGLAYLHARDPPVIHRDLKCDNIFVNGHQGQVKIGDLGLAAVLGRRGGAAHSVIGTPEFMAPEMYDEEYDERVDVYAFGMCMLEMLTVEYPYSECSNPAQIYKKVTAGRLPDAFHRVDDDDARRFIGRCLVPAANRPSAAELLLDPFLIDDHGHRHHHVAAAGTVPVTVPAPLPAAVAAAGVPPPSTCSSSADDVVSASSSLDDDEGEHHQDPQHPPPRNDMTITGKLNAEEDTIFLKVQIADEATGHARNIYFPFDMASDTAAEVAQEMVKELDITDRDAPEIAAMIQQEIGRLLPGRAQQQHEYTYAERDADDDDDENDEERPPPFCCYLSSSPASSHGSHCGMGPYASGGFPGPRGGGWSKDHHHWYALSDDDDMSSVHSGKYSPLHYASGADEAEPMPSCCTGSGSSKTRFGGGGSSASMLARQLQRQCSMSPQHQHAGRPRRREDNDGTSRRRRMTRNRSMVDMRSQLLHRTLVEELNRRLFFNTVGAVENIGFRAPTTTSPSASSSSASAAARGGLERGIRRPGGGKQPLDDKQQYFMQSCFSPG; encoded by the exons ATGTCGGTGACACGGCggtgcggcggcggccggcggcccgAGAGGGCGGCGAGGGTGGGCGACAACGGATACGTCGAGACTGACCCCACCGGTCGCTATGGTCGG TTCGATGAGCTCCTGGGGAAAGGCGCCATGAAGTCGGTGTACCGGGGCTTCGACGAGGAGCGGGGCGTGGAGGTGGCGTGGAACCAGGCGAGCCTCGCCGACGTGCTCCGTTCGCCGGACGCCGTGCAGCGCATGTACTCGGAGGTGCAGCTGCTGAGCTCGCTCCGTCACGACGGCATCATCGGCTTCCACGCCTCGTGGGTGGACGTGCCGGGGCGCAGCTTCAACTTCATCACCGAGCTCTTCTCCTCCGGCACGCTGCGGTCCTACCGGCTCCGGTACCCTCGGGTGAGCCTCCGCGCCGTCCGGTCGTGGGCGCGGCAGCTGCTCGGCGGCCTGGCCTACCTCCACGCGCGCGACCCGCCGGTGATCCACCGCGACCTCAAGTGCGACAACATCTTCGTCAACGGGCACCAGGGGCAGGTGAAGATCGGCGACCTGGGcctcgccgccgtgctcggccgccggggCGGCGCCGCGCACAGCGTGATCGGGACGCCCGAGTTCATGGCGCCCGAGATGTACGACGAGGAGTACGACGAGAGGGTTGACGTGTACGCGTTCGGGATGTGCATGCTGGAGATGCTCACCGTCGAGTACCCGTACAGTGAGTGCTCCAACCCGGCGCAGATCTACAAGAAGGTCACCGCCGGCAGGCTCCCCGACGCGTTCCACCGggtggacgacgacgacgcgcgcAGGTTCATCGGACGCTGCCTCGTCCCCGCCGCCAACCGCCCGTCCGCCGCCGAGCTGCTGCTGGACCCTTTCCTCATCGACGACCATGGTCACCGCCACCACCATGTTGCTGCTGCTGGCACGGTGCCAGTGACAGTGCCGGCGCCGTTGCCAGCTGCTGTTGCCGCTGCCGGCGTTCCGCCGCCCTCGACGTGTAGTAGCTCCGCCGACGATGTCGTCTCGGCGTCGTCGTCGTTGGACGACGACGAGGGCGAGCATCATCAGGACCCACAGCATCCGCCGCCCAGGAACGACATGACCATCACTGGGAAGCTGAACGCGGAGGAGGACACCATCTTCCTGAAAGTACAGATCGCCGACGAGGCGACGGGGCACGCGCGCAACATCTACTTCCCGTTCGACATGGCGAGCGACACGGCGGCGGAGGTGGCGCAGGAGATGGTGAAGGAGCTGGACATCACGGACCGGGACGCGCCGGAGATCGCCGCCATGATCCAGCAGGAGATCGGCAGGCTGCTGCCGGGGCGAGCGCAGCAGCAGCACGAGTACACGTACGCGGAACGTGAcgccgacgatgacgatgacgaaaACGACGAGGAGCGGCCTCCGCCCTTCTGCTGCTACCTCTCCTCGTCTCCCGCCTCCTCTCATGGCTCTCACTGCGGGATGGGGCCTTACGCCTCTGGAGGCTTCCCTGGCCCACGTGGCGGTGGCTGGTCCAAAG ATCATCATCACTGGTACGCTTTAAGCGACGACGATGACATGAGCTCCGTGCACTCCGGTAAGTACTCTCCTCTGCATTACGCCTCAGGTGccgacgaggcggagcccatgcccAGCTGCTGCACCGGCAGCGGCTCGTCCAAGACAAggttcggcggcggcggcagctccgCCTCCATGCTCGCGCGGCAGCTGCAGCGGCAGTGCAGCATGTCGCCGCAGCACCAGCACGCCGGGCGGCCGCGGCGTCGGGAGGACAACGACGGGACCAgccggcggaggaggatgacgcggAACCGGTCGATGGTTGACATGCGGAGCCAGCTGCTGCACCGCACGCTGGTGGAGGAGCTCAACCGCCGCCTCTTCTTTAACACCGTCGGCGCCGTCGAGAACATCGGCTTCCGCGCGCCCACCACCACCTCGCCCTCCGCCTCGTCGTCGTCCGCGTCGGCGGCCGCGCGCGGCGGCCTCGAGCGCGGCATCAGGAGACCAGGCGGCGGCAAGCAGCCGCTCGACGATAAGCAGCAGTACTTCATGCAATCatgctttagtcccggctag
- the LOC136486163 gene encoding uncharacterized protein isoform X1, producing MVDISECSPVPESVPAHPDPASVSPDAWRRFETAALAVVNKIQPTAASEQLRAAVIEYVQRLFWFQARYQVFPFGSVPLKTYLPDGDIDLTLFGPAISDENLANEVCAILKLEERRKDSEFEVKDVHYVPAEVKLVKCLVQNIVVDISVNQIGGLCTLCFLEKVDQNFGKNHLFKRSIMLVKDWCYYESRILGAHHGLISTYALETLVLYVFHIFHKSLDGPLAVLYRFLDYYSKFDWDNKGISLFGPVSLSSLPELVTDPPDTQDDDFLQREEFLKECTESFSVLPRNSETNPRVFSRRFLNIVDPLKQSNNLGRSVSKGNFYRIRSAFDFGARKLGKILQVPSCPVSEVNQFFRNTLKRNRTGLRPDVWVSSSDLVTNDPVSSVLDVERVNKVTPNNSCNVLSNQLSNINISDSNNHGPVKQKECNSMADHKEIKSVSWGLLDSDATSHTATDSGGDFSEASPTPSETCTLQSETGKKVDVRNDTIPSYHGVSAKQFTGRSHHYIDDAKHNAYSYSTGLIDGLGTSNSVLTSDTQPGGTTNDTVPNLTGDFDTNFHNLLYAQGFHQDSPTTQLYYPMPMPPPLQYQNMHPSNGHGRKNLYGYASRNGVVPGPVYPPGYFVYRPLYQADDHMAMRARGTGTYFPDPNLRKERPPTGRGERGRNHSHQNNYQKFHHHARPDIPVDMIPFDELRHEPPLQIYAPSANDHGIPSPMNIPIPSPSSQSPRDPLNVPMHSPSSQVRKDNFHGNGFMLSQDSKLEFGTLGVLPREVASKEHASRSGSASNNQGSGPVTVSPMSMAKNTGMGSNGMRNVQVQPYRLKDSGDFPPLSS from the exons ATGGTGGACATCAGCGAGTGCTCGCCGGTGCCCGAGTCCGTGCCGGCTCACCCGGACCCCGCGTCCGTCTCCCCGGACGCGTGGCGGCGCTTCGAGACCGCCGCGCTCGCCGTGGTCAACAAGATCCAGCCCACCGCCGCCTCCGAGCAACTCCGCGCCGCCGTCATCGAGTACGTCCAGCGCCTCTTCTGGTTCCAAGCCCGGTATCAG GTCTTtccatttggatctgttccatTGAAAACATATCTTCCTGATGGAGATATTGACTTGACATTATTCGGCCCTGCGATTTCTGATGAGAATCTAGCAAATGAAGTATGTGCTATTCTAAAATTGGAAGAGCGAAGGAAAGATTCTGAATTTGAAGTCAAGGATGTCCATTATGTCCCTGCTGAG GTCAAGCTGGTTAAATGTTTGGTACAAAACATTGTCGTAGACATCTCAGTTAATCAGATTGGTGGGCTGTGCACACTATGCTTCCTTGAGAAG GTCGATCAAAACTTTGGAAAGAATCACCTGTTTAAGAGAAGCATAATGCTTGTCAAAGACTGGTGCTATTACGAAAGCCGTATTCTTGGTGCCCATCATGGTCTAATATCCACATATGCCTTGGAGACTTTAGTTTTATACGTTTTCCATATCTTCCACAAGTCTTTGGATGGTCCATTGGCT GTCCTCTATAGATTTCTTGACTATTATAGTAAATTTGATTGGGACAATAAGGGGATCAGCTTGTTTGGACCTGTTTCCTTATCTTCACTACCTGAGCTAGTTA CTGACCCACCAGATACCCAAGATGATGATTTTCTTCAACGAGAGGAGTTTCTAAAAGAATGCACAGAGTCTTTTAGTGTTCTCCCTAGAAACTCTGAGACAAATCCTAGAGTATTCTCACGAAGATTTCTAAATATAGTTGATCCACTAAAGCAGAGTAATAACCTTGGACGCAGTGTCAGTAAAG GAAACTTTTACCGGATACGCAGCGCATTTGATTTTGGTGCTCGTAAGCTTGGCAAGATTCTTCAAGTGCCTTCTTGTCCTGTCAGTGAAGTCAATCAGTTTTTCAGGAACACTCTAAAGAGAAACCGTACTGGTTTAAGGCCAGATGTTTGGGTGAGCTCTTCTGATCTTGTTACAAATGATCCTGTTTCATCAGTCTTAGATGTGGAAAGAGTCAACAAGGTTACGCCCAACAATTCCTGCAATGTTCTGTCTAATCAGCTCAGTAACATCAACATTTCAGATTCCAACAATCATGGCCCAGTAAAGCAAAAAGAATGTAACTCTATGGCTGACCACAAGGAGATAAAATCTGTTTCTTGGGGTTTGCTAGATAGTGATGCCACGAGTCACACAGCTACTGATTCAGGTGGCGACTTCTCTGAAGCTTCACCAACACCTAGTGAAACCTGTACCTTGCAATCAGAAACCGGCAAGAAGGTCGATGTTAGAAATGACACAATCCCATCATACCATGGGGTTTCAGCAAAGCAGTTTACAGGCAGATCTCACCACTATATTGACGATGCTAAGCATAATGCTTACTCCTATTCTACTGGCTTAATTGATGGTCTGGGCACATCTAATTCAGTTTTAACATCAGATACACAACCTGGAGGTACCACCAATGACACAGTGCCAAATCTCACTGGAGATTTCGATACaaattttcataatcttctgtaTGCACAGGGTTTCCATCAGGACAGTCCTACGACTCAGTTATACTATCCAATGCCTATGCCACCTCCCCTGCAATATCAGAACATGCACCCATCAAATGGCCATGGCAGAAAAAATTTGTATGGATATGCTAGTAGGAATGGAGTCGTCCCTGGTCCTGTTTATCCGCCTGGCTATTTTGTGTATAGGCCATTGTATCAAGCAGATGATCATATGGCTATGAGGGCTCGTGGAACAGGCACCTACTTTCCTGACCCA AATTTGCGCAAGGAAAGACCACCTACTGGACGTGGGGAGAGAGGAAGGAATCATTCCCATCAGAATAATTATCAAAAGTTTCACCACCATGCCCGACCGGATATACCTGTAGATATGATACCTTTTGACGAATTGAGGCATGAGCCACCACTGCAGATATATGCTCCTAGTGCAAATGATCATGGAATCCCATCTCCAATGAATATACCAATACCATCACCATCTTCCCAGTCTCCAAGGGATCCTTTGAATGTACCAATGCATTCTCCATCTTCCCAGGTTCGAAAGGATAATTTTCATGGCAATGGTTTTATGCTCTCGCAAGACAGTAAACTTGAGTTTGGGACCTTGGGGGTGTTGCCAAGGGAAGTTGCCTCCAAAGAGCATGCTAGCAGATCAGGTTCTGCCTCCAACAATCAAGGTTCTGGGCCTGTGACTGTGAGCCCCATGTCTATGGCGAAAAACACTGGAATGGGTTCCAACGGAATGAG GAATGTTCAAGTTCAACCATACCGTCTCAAGGACAGTGGTGACTTCCCGCCACTATCCAGTTGA
- the LOC136486165 gene encoding probable serine/threonine-protein kinase WNK7 isoform X2 yields the protein MSVTRRCGGGRRPERAARVGDNGYVETDPTGRYGRFDELLGKGAMKSVYRGFDEERGVEVAWNQASLADVLRSPDAVQRMYSEVQLLSSLRHDGIIGFHASWVDVPGRSFNFITELFSSGTLRSYRLRYPRVSLRAVRSWARQLLGGLAYLHARDPPVIHRDLKCDNIFVNGHQGQVKIGDLGLAAVLGRRGGAAHSVIGTPEFMAPEMYDEEYDERVDVYAFGMCMLEMLTVEYPYSECSNPAQIYKKVTAGRLPDAFHRVDDDDARRFIGRCLVPAANRPSAAELLLDPFLIDDHGHRHHHVAAAGTVPVTVPAPLPAAVAAAGVPPPSTCSSSADDVVSASSSLDDDEGEHHQDPQHPPPRNDMTITGKLNAEEDTIFLKVQIADEATGHARNIYFPFDMASDTAAEVAQEMVKELDITDRDAPEIAAMIQQEIGRLLPGRAQQQHEYTYAERDADDDDDENDEERPPPFCCYLSSSPASSHGSHCGMGPYASGGFPGPRGGGWSKGADEAEPMPSCCTGSGSSKTRFGGGGSSASMLARQLQRQCSMSPQHQHAGRPRRREDNDGTSRRRRMTRNRSMVDMRSQLLHRTLVEELNRRLFFNTVGAVENIGFRAPTTTSPSASSSSASAAARGGLERGIRRPGGGKQPLDDKQQYFMQSCFSPG from the exons ATGTCGGTGACACGGCggtgcggcggcggccggcggcccgAGAGGGCGGCGAGGGTGGGCGACAACGGATACGTCGAGACTGACCCCACCGGTCGCTATGGTCGG TTCGATGAGCTCCTGGGGAAAGGCGCCATGAAGTCGGTGTACCGGGGCTTCGACGAGGAGCGGGGCGTGGAGGTGGCGTGGAACCAGGCGAGCCTCGCCGACGTGCTCCGTTCGCCGGACGCCGTGCAGCGCATGTACTCGGAGGTGCAGCTGCTGAGCTCGCTCCGTCACGACGGCATCATCGGCTTCCACGCCTCGTGGGTGGACGTGCCGGGGCGCAGCTTCAACTTCATCACCGAGCTCTTCTCCTCCGGCACGCTGCGGTCCTACCGGCTCCGGTACCCTCGGGTGAGCCTCCGCGCCGTCCGGTCGTGGGCGCGGCAGCTGCTCGGCGGCCTGGCCTACCTCCACGCGCGCGACCCGCCGGTGATCCACCGCGACCTCAAGTGCGACAACATCTTCGTCAACGGGCACCAGGGGCAGGTGAAGATCGGCGACCTGGGcctcgccgccgtgctcggccgccggggCGGCGCCGCGCACAGCGTGATCGGGACGCCCGAGTTCATGGCGCCCGAGATGTACGACGAGGAGTACGACGAGAGGGTTGACGTGTACGCGTTCGGGATGTGCATGCTGGAGATGCTCACCGTCGAGTACCCGTACAGTGAGTGCTCCAACCCGGCGCAGATCTACAAGAAGGTCACCGCCGGCAGGCTCCCCGACGCGTTCCACCGggtggacgacgacgacgcgcgcAGGTTCATCGGACGCTGCCTCGTCCCCGCCGCCAACCGCCCGTCCGCCGCCGAGCTGCTGCTGGACCCTTTCCTCATCGACGACCATGGTCACCGCCACCACCATGTTGCTGCTGCTGGCACGGTGCCAGTGACAGTGCCGGCGCCGTTGCCAGCTGCTGTTGCCGCTGCCGGCGTTCCGCCGCCCTCGACGTGTAGTAGCTCCGCCGACGATGTCGTCTCGGCGTCGTCGTCGTTGGACGACGACGAGGGCGAGCATCATCAGGACCCACAGCATCCGCCGCCCAGGAACGACATGACCATCACTGGGAAGCTGAACGCGGAGGAGGACACCATCTTCCTGAAAGTACAGATCGCCGACGAGGCGACGGGGCACGCGCGCAACATCTACTTCCCGTTCGACATGGCGAGCGACACGGCGGCGGAGGTGGCGCAGGAGATGGTGAAGGAGCTGGACATCACGGACCGGGACGCGCCGGAGATCGCCGCCATGATCCAGCAGGAGATCGGCAGGCTGCTGCCGGGGCGAGCGCAGCAGCAGCACGAGTACACGTACGCGGAACGTGAcgccgacgatgacgatgacgaaaACGACGAGGAGCGGCCTCCGCCCTTCTGCTGCTACCTCTCCTCGTCTCCCGCCTCCTCTCATGGCTCTCACTGCGGGATGGGGCCTTACGCCTCTGGAGGCTTCCCTGGCCCACGTGGCGGTGGCTGGTCCAAAG GTGccgacgaggcggagcccatgcccAGCTGCTGCACCGGCAGCGGCTCGTCCAAGACAAggttcggcggcggcggcagctccgCCTCCATGCTCGCGCGGCAGCTGCAGCGGCAGTGCAGCATGTCGCCGCAGCACCAGCACGCCGGGCGGCCGCGGCGTCGGGAGGACAACGACGGGACCAgccggcggaggaggatgacgcggAACCGGTCGATGGTTGACATGCGGAGCCAGCTGCTGCACCGCACGCTGGTGGAGGAGCTCAACCGCCGCCTCTTCTTTAACACCGTCGGCGCCGTCGAGAACATCGGCTTCCGCGCGCCCACCACCACCTCGCCCTCCGCCTCGTCGTCGTCCGCGTCGGCGGCCGCGCGCGGCGGCCTCGAGCGCGGCATCAGGAGACCAGGCGGCGGCAAGCAGCCGCTCGACGATAAGCAGCAGTACTTCATGCAATCatgctttagtcccggctag
- the LOC136486163 gene encoding uncharacterized protein isoform X2 → MVDISECSPVPESVPAHPDPASVSPDAWRRFETAALAVVNKIQPTAASEQLRAAVIEYVQRLFWFQARYQVFPFGSVPLKTYLPDGDIDLTLFGPAISDENLANEVCAILKLEERRKDSEFEVKDVHYVPAEVKLVKCLVQNIVVDISVNQIGGLCTLCFLEKVDQNFGKNHLFKRSIMLVKDWCYYESRILGAHHGLISTYALETLVLYVFHIFHKSLDGPLAVLYRFLDYYSKFDWDNKGISLFGPVSLSSLPELVTDPPDTQDDDFLQREEFLKECTESFSVLPRNSETNPRVFSRRFLNIVDPLKQSNNLGRSVSKGNFYRIRSAFDFGARKLGKILQVPSCPVSEVNQFFRNTLKRNRTGLRPDVWVSSSDLVTNDPVSSVLDVERVNKVTPNNSCNVLSNQLSNINISDSNNHGPVKQKECNSMADHKEIKSVSWGLLDSDATSHTATDSGGDFSEASPTPSETCTLQSETGKKVDVRNDTIPSYHGVSAKQFTGRSHHYIDDAKHNAYSYSTGLIDGLGTSNSVLTSDTQPGGTTNDTVPNLTGDFDTNFHNLLYAQGFHQDSPTTQLYYPMPMPPPLQYQNMHPSNGHGRKNLYGYASRNGVVPGPVYPPGYFVYRPLYQADDHMAMRARGTGTYFPDPNLRKERPPTGRGERGRNHSHQNNYQKFHHHARPDIPVDMIPFDELRHEPPLQIYAPSANDHGIPSPMNIPIPSPSSQSPRDPLNVPMHSPSSQVRKDNFHGNGFMLSQDSKLEFGTLGVLPREVASKEHASRSGSASNNQGSGPVTVSPMSMAKNTGMGSNGMSLKLRSF, encoded by the exons ATGGTGGACATCAGCGAGTGCTCGCCGGTGCCCGAGTCCGTGCCGGCTCACCCGGACCCCGCGTCCGTCTCCCCGGACGCGTGGCGGCGCTTCGAGACCGCCGCGCTCGCCGTGGTCAACAAGATCCAGCCCACCGCCGCCTCCGAGCAACTCCGCGCCGCCGTCATCGAGTACGTCCAGCGCCTCTTCTGGTTCCAAGCCCGGTATCAG GTCTTtccatttggatctgttccatTGAAAACATATCTTCCTGATGGAGATATTGACTTGACATTATTCGGCCCTGCGATTTCTGATGAGAATCTAGCAAATGAAGTATGTGCTATTCTAAAATTGGAAGAGCGAAGGAAAGATTCTGAATTTGAAGTCAAGGATGTCCATTATGTCCCTGCTGAG GTCAAGCTGGTTAAATGTTTGGTACAAAACATTGTCGTAGACATCTCAGTTAATCAGATTGGTGGGCTGTGCACACTATGCTTCCTTGAGAAG GTCGATCAAAACTTTGGAAAGAATCACCTGTTTAAGAGAAGCATAATGCTTGTCAAAGACTGGTGCTATTACGAAAGCCGTATTCTTGGTGCCCATCATGGTCTAATATCCACATATGCCTTGGAGACTTTAGTTTTATACGTTTTCCATATCTTCCACAAGTCTTTGGATGGTCCATTGGCT GTCCTCTATAGATTTCTTGACTATTATAGTAAATTTGATTGGGACAATAAGGGGATCAGCTTGTTTGGACCTGTTTCCTTATCTTCACTACCTGAGCTAGTTA CTGACCCACCAGATACCCAAGATGATGATTTTCTTCAACGAGAGGAGTTTCTAAAAGAATGCACAGAGTCTTTTAGTGTTCTCCCTAGAAACTCTGAGACAAATCCTAGAGTATTCTCACGAAGATTTCTAAATATAGTTGATCCACTAAAGCAGAGTAATAACCTTGGACGCAGTGTCAGTAAAG GAAACTTTTACCGGATACGCAGCGCATTTGATTTTGGTGCTCGTAAGCTTGGCAAGATTCTTCAAGTGCCTTCTTGTCCTGTCAGTGAAGTCAATCAGTTTTTCAGGAACACTCTAAAGAGAAACCGTACTGGTTTAAGGCCAGATGTTTGGGTGAGCTCTTCTGATCTTGTTACAAATGATCCTGTTTCATCAGTCTTAGATGTGGAAAGAGTCAACAAGGTTACGCCCAACAATTCCTGCAATGTTCTGTCTAATCAGCTCAGTAACATCAACATTTCAGATTCCAACAATCATGGCCCAGTAAAGCAAAAAGAATGTAACTCTATGGCTGACCACAAGGAGATAAAATCTGTTTCTTGGGGTTTGCTAGATAGTGATGCCACGAGTCACACAGCTACTGATTCAGGTGGCGACTTCTCTGAAGCTTCACCAACACCTAGTGAAACCTGTACCTTGCAATCAGAAACCGGCAAGAAGGTCGATGTTAGAAATGACACAATCCCATCATACCATGGGGTTTCAGCAAAGCAGTTTACAGGCAGATCTCACCACTATATTGACGATGCTAAGCATAATGCTTACTCCTATTCTACTGGCTTAATTGATGGTCTGGGCACATCTAATTCAGTTTTAACATCAGATACACAACCTGGAGGTACCACCAATGACACAGTGCCAAATCTCACTGGAGATTTCGATACaaattttcataatcttctgtaTGCACAGGGTTTCCATCAGGACAGTCCTACGACTCAGTTATACTATCCAATGCCTATGCCACCTCCCCTGCAATATCAGAACATGCACCCATCAAATGGCCATGGCAGAAAAAATTTGTATGGATATGCTAGTAGGAATGGAGTCGTCCCTGGTCCTGTTTATCCGCCTGGCTATTTTGTGTATAGGCCATTGTATCAAGCAGATGATCATATGGCTATGAGGGCTCGTGGAACAGGCACCTACTTTCCTGACCCA AATTTGCGCAAGGAAAGACCACCTACTGGACGTGGGGAGAGAGGAAGGAATCATTCCCATCAGAATAATTATCAAAAGTTTCACCACCATGCCCGACCGGATATACCTGTAGATATGATACCTTTTGACGAATTGAGGCATGAGCCACCACTGCAGATATATGCTCCTAGTGCAAATGATCATGGAATCCCATCTCCAATGAATATACCAATACCATCACCATCTTCCCAGTCTCCAAGGGATCCTTTGAATGTACCAATGCATTCTCCATCTTCCCAGGTTCGAAAGGATAATTTTCATGGCAATGGTTTTATGCTCTCGCAAGACAGTAAACTTGAGTTTGGGACCTTGGGGGTGTTGCCAAGGGAAGTTGCCTCCAAAGAGCATGCTAGCAGATCAGGTTCTGCCTCCAACAATCAAGGTTCTGGGCCTGTGACTGTGAGCCCCATGTCTATGGCGAAAAACACTGGAATGGGTTCCAACGGAATGAG CTTGAAACTGCGCTCCTTTTGA